TGACGCTTGATCTCCTTCATACCGATACGCGCCTTTGGGTCCTTCACCAGTAGCTTGCGAATCAGGTCTTTCGCGTCTGGGTCCATGTCCTCAGGAAACTCTGGCTCCTTTTCAAGGATGGTTTTGATGAGCAAGTACTGCGTGGACGCGTCAAAAGGGCGCTGGCCCACGAGCATCAAGTACAgtacgcagccgcagccccaGTAGTCAGACGCGCAGCACGTATAACTGCTTTCCAACAGCTCGGGAGACATGTAATAGGTGGTTCCACAGAAGGTCTGGGCCCGACCGCTGCCAGTCTCCTCGCCTGTCGCCTTGTCATCCGCAGACTGGCACACAACGGCCGTTCCAAAATCGATGAGGCGGAGATGCTTGTCAGCGCTGAGCATTATGTTTTCCGGCTTGATGTCGCGGTGTATCACCGTCAGCGGCTTCATGGCCGGTCCACTTGGGCCAGAGTTGCTCTTCTTTTCGCCGTGGTGGAGGTAGAAGACGGCTGAGAACAATTCGGCAATTGCGTGGCGTGCAGCCTCGAGAGGTATGTGTCCCCACCTTTCAATATGCTTTAGCAGCTCCCCTCCTTCGCAAAGCTCTGTAACGTACAGCAAATCCTCCGTCGTCTGCATTGAGGCATGGAACTTGACGATGTTGGGGTGCTCACACATGAGCAGCATTCTCGTTTCTCGCCGAGCCACCTCAGCCATTCGAGTGCGTTCTTCATCCGTTGGGGCGTCAAGAATGGACCTCTTTGAGATAAATTTCACCGCATACCGGACGTTTGTCGGCTTATACAAGCCAACGACCACTTTGCTGAACGCCCCAGTGCCCAGGGGCGGACCGAACTCGAagtccgccgctgccatcttGGTCGGCATCTTGTCGCTCCGTGcatccctcttttttttacCACTAGCACGGTCGACTGCGTCTCGAGAGAAAAACGAGACTCAACGAGGACATGCGGGGGTGTTGCTCCTGAAATCTCGGTAGAGTGGGTCAGAgctttgttttgttttgtccTCCCTTCTTTGCGGAGCGTGGGCCTCGAAAATGTTCTCCCAGTGTGCGTGCCGCAGTCGACGAAGTGAGGCGTTCTCCGAAGACGCGGCAAGATTGATAAAAAAATCAAAACAGGAAAaacagagggggaggggaggggatgcATTGCTGCTCACTTCTTccggaggagggaggggggcatcgGTGTGCCCAAGACGACCGCTGTGGACGATCTCTCCGAAGAGCTAAGTCATGATGGGAAACAGAatgccggcagcgacggtcAGGCTGTAGAATTCACCCTCTCATACGCGCTACATTGCAAGTGCAAATTCAACGCGGAAACCTCAAGGCGCCAGCGAGGTTTCAGCCCTGCACCACTTGTCTCCTTCTGTTCCGGAACGCGTTCTGTCTCGTTCAGCTGCGCTGCTTTCGCTTGCAGACACAGAATAGAAAAATagagaaaaaaggagcgCGCTTATCTACTCTATTGCCATCTGTGGCAGCGACCGTGCAAATCGCGCACTCCGCCATAACAAAAAGA
The sequence above is drawn from the Leishmania donovani BPK282A1 complete genome, chromosome 15 genome and encodes:
- a CDS encoding protein kinase, putative — encoded protein: MPTKMAAADFEFGPPLGTGAFSKVVVGLYKPTNVRYAVKFISKRSILDAPTDEERTRMAEVARRETRMLLMCEHPNIVKFHASMQTTEDLLYVTELCEGGELLKHIERWGHIPLEAARHAIAELFSAVFYLHHGEKKSNSGPSGPAMKPLTVIHRDIKPENIMLSADKHLRLIDFGTAVVCQSADDKATGEETGSGRAQTFCGTTYYMSPELLESSYTCCASDYWGCGCVLYLMLVGQRPFDASTQYLLIKTILEKEPEFPEDMDPDAKDLIRKLLVKDPKARIGMKEIKRHPFLASVNLSTVANQDVADFWLRETPWVDEASISACMACQRPFGILRSKQFCHNCGRITCNSCIRDLRIIPESRWKAPQRVCTACAGTLNGVSTL